Proteins encoded within one genomic window of Dyadobacter chenhuakuii:
- a CDS encoding SDR family oxidoreductase produces the protein MIHTEGMLRDDALKGKTIIVTGGGTGLGKSMATYFLKLGANIVICSRRLEVLEKTAKELQESTGGNVLAVECDVRKNEQIENVIAKAIEKFGSVNGLVNNSAGNFISPTERLSYKAVDVVVDIVLRGTYYFTLALGKYWIDNNIKGTVLNISTTYAWTGSGWVVPSAMAKAGVLAMTKSLAFEWADHGIRLNAIAPGPFPTKGAWERLFPEELAKKFSLESRIPLERVGDHQELANLAAYLMSDFSAYMTGEVITLDGGEVLAAGQFNFLKEVTDDQWDAIEDQIKNANRNSKKPE, from the coding sequence ATGATTCACACGGAAGGAATGCTGCGCGACGATGCACTGAAAGGCAAAACCATTATTGTTACCGGCGGCGGAACTGGCTTAGGCAAATCCATGGCCACTTACTTTTTGAAGCTCGGCGCCAACATTGTGATTTGCAGCAGACGGCTCGAAGTGCTTGAAAAAACCGCGAAAGAACTCCAAGAGAGCACGGGAGGCAATGTTCTCGCTGTGGAATGTGACGTCCGCAAAAACGAGCAGATCGAAAATGTGATCGCAAAAGCCATTGAGAAGTTTGGCAGCGTAAATGGGCTGGTGAATAATTCAGCAGGAAATTTTATCAGTCCTACCGAACGACTTTCCTACAAGGCAGTGGATGTGGTGGTGGACATTGTTTTGCGCGGAACCTACTATTTCACGCTCGCTTTGGGCAAATACTGGATTGACAACAACATTAAAGGAACGGTTCTCAATATTTCAACAACGTATGCCTGGACGGGTTCGGGCTGGGTTGTGCCCTCCGCGATGGCGAAAGCGGGTGTGCTGGCCATGACCAAATCACTGGCTTTCGAATGGGCGGATCATGGCATCAGGCTCAATGCCATTGCACCCGGACCATTTCCTACCAAGGGAGCCTGGGAGCGCCTGTTTCCGGAAGAATTAGCCAAGAAATTCTCCCTTGAAAGCCGCATTCCGCTGGAACGCGTAGGCGATCATCAGGAACTGGCCAATCTCGCAGCTTACTTGATGTCTGATTTTTCGGCCTATATGACGGGCGAAGTCATTACCCTGGACGGAGGTGAAGTGCTGGCTGCCGGGCAGTTCAATTTCCTGAAAGAAGTCACTGACGATCAGTGGGATGCAATTGAAGATCAGATTAAAAATGCCAACCGGAACAGCAAGAAACCAGAATAA
- a CDS encoding YebC/PmpR family DNA-binding transcriptional regulator yields MGRAYEYRKARMFKRWDKMAKTFTRIGKDIVLAVKSGTADPNTNARLRVLLQNARAANMPKDTVERAIKRATSKDQEDYKEMVYEGYGPHGVAILVESTTDNPTRTVANVRSYFNKLGGSLGTMGMLDFIFDRKCIFKIKNAGGKDLEEFEFELIDVGGEEVFLDEETNLINIYGEFTAFGALQHYLEENGYEIVEADFERIPNDTKKLTDDEVAEVEKLIEKIEDDDDVQRVYHNMG; encoded by the coding sequence ATGGGAAGAGCTTACGAATATAGAAAAGCGCGGATGTTCAAGCGTTGGGACAAAATGGCCAAAACCTTCACGAGGATTGGAAAAGATATTGTCCTTGCTGTAAAAAGCGGAACCGCTGATCCTAATACAAACGCAAGGCTCAGGGTTCTTTTACAAAACGCCAGGGCTGCCAACATGCCCAAAGACACCGTAGAAAGGGCTATCAAACGCGCTACGTCAAAAGACCAGGAGGATTACAAAGAAATGGTGTACGAAGGTTACGGCCCGCATGGCGTCGCAATCCTCGTGGAAAGCACAACAGACAATCCAACAAGAACGGTGGCGAATGTGCGGAGCTATTTCAATAAGCTGGGCGGAAGTCTCGGCACAATGGGCATGCTGGATTTCATTTTTGACCGGAAATGTATTTTTAAGATCAAAAATGCTGGTGGCAAAGATCTGGAAGAGTTCGAATTCGAATTGATCGACGTGGGCGGTGAAGAGGTTTTTTTAGATGAAGAAACCAACCTCATCAACATTTACGGAGAATTCACGGCATTCGGCGCTTTGCAGCATTATCTGGAAGAAAACGGTTATGAAATCGTAGAAGCGGATTTTGAACGCATCCCAAATGATACCAAAAAGCTGACCGACGATGAAGTTGCGGAAGTTGAAAAGCTGATTGAGAAGATCGAGGACGACGATGACGTGCAGCGCGTTTACCACAACATGGGTTAA
- a CDS encoding transcription elongation factor → MNKAALITYLKSLLEERMMVAWNAMEAAQSSANDQGKSSMGDKYETSRSMGQLDRNMHARQYEQVRLERLVLEKIHDNEVAVRAAVGSLLETSAGWFLIAVSLGAVKIEEETVIAVSSSSPVGASLLGKGPGDQFEFMKRQHKIIALH, encoded by the coding sequence ATGAATAAGGCAGCATTAATAACTTATCTGAAATCACTTCTGGAAGAGCGGATGATGGTGGCTTGGAACGCGATGGAAGCTGCGCAATCGTCGGCGAATGATCAGGGGAAAAGCTCAATGGGCGATAAATACGAAACTTCCCGGTCTATGGGGCAACTGGATAGGAATATGCACGCCAGGCAATACGAGCAGGTGCGGCTGGAAAGATTGGTTCTGGAAAAAATACACGATAATGAAGTTGCCGTACGGGCAGCAGTAGGATCATTACTGGAAACCAGCGCGGGCTGGTTTTTGATCGCTGTGAGCCTGGGAGCAGTAAAAATAGAAGAAGAGACCGTGATAGCAGTCTCTTCTTCATCGCCGGTTGGCGCGTCGCTGCTGGGAAAAGGACCCGGCGACCAATTTGAATTTATGAAACGACAACACAAGATTATCGCCTTGCATTAA
- a CDS encoding GWxTD domain-containing protein, which yields MKQLPEAQVRPSQQSAPVNEELSLIAIQSKYLIKDSTQAKVYLYVDAFKGKNPIAPADFIRLYNLNYVIYSDYGTRDRLGYGNVKLDSSNVSQIGQKIVISYDLKSPDKEYGVLLSEISQTGTLKKVLNDLTIRFKKQGVNETYGIYTTNSNQPLQRHYINSNEPFTLKKASGGSEQLQVFYYNHDFEAAGSPMNIAAKNVAKSLEVDSSFTINSDQQITFTKEGLYNIFADTTQSEGLGILVVNERFPKMTRPRNLLGPLLYMSTNNEINEIKKAEDYKKALDKYWLTLMNGNAPLAQQSIRSFYGRVEEANQLFTTYKEGWKTDKGMIYIVLGPPDKVQRSKDREVWTYDQRGNAQNVNFTFNRKNNQFVDDHYELVRYAEYQPIWYPVVEAWRNGSIR from the coding sequence ATGAAGCAATTGCCCGAAGCCCAGGTCCGCCCCTCTCAGCAATCTGCGCCGGTTAACGAAGAACTCTCCCTGATTGCGATTCAAAGTAAATATCTGATAAAAGACAGCACACAGGCGAAAGTTTACCTTTACGTGGATGCTTTCAAAGGCAAAAACCCCATCGCTCCTGCCGACTTCATTCGCTTATATAACCTCAATTACGTCATTTACTCAGATTATGGAACGAGAGATCGGCTTGGTTATGGCAATGTAAAGCTGGATTCGTCCAATGTTTCCCAGATCGGACAGAAGATAGTGATCTCCTACGATCTTAAAAGCCCGGACAAGGAATATGGTGTTTTGCTAAGTGAAATAAGTCAGACAGGAACATTGAAGAAAGTCCTTAATGATCTCACAATCAGGTTCAAAAAACAGGGCGTAAACGAAACATACGGCATTTACACAACCAACAGCAATCAGCCGTTGCAAAGGCACTATATCAATTCAAACGAGCCATTTACATTAAAAAAGGCATCCGGCGGAAGTGAGCAATTGCAAGTTTTTTACTACAATCACGATTTTGAAGCGGCCGGGTCACCGATGAACATTGCTGCAAAGAATGTTGCCAAGTCGCTTGAAGTTGACAGCTCGTTTACGATCAATTCTGACCAGCAGATTACGTTTACGAAGGAAGGTCTCTATAACATTTTTGCAGATACAACACAATCAGAAGGCTTAGGCATACTCGTTGTCAATGAGCGCTTTCCGAAGATGACACGTCCGCGAAACCTGCTCGGGCCGTTGCTTTACATGAGCACAAACAATGAGATTAACGAAATCAAGAAAGCAGAAGATTACAAAAAAGCACTGGATAAATATTGGCTGACATTGATGAACGGAAATGCGCCTTTGGCACAGCAATCCATTCGTTCGTTTTATGGTCGGGTTGAAGAAGCTAACCAGCTTTTTACAACATATAAAGAAGGGTGGAAAACCGATAAAGGCATGATCTATATCGTGTTAGGGCCGCCGGATAAAGTTCAGCGCAGCAAAGATCGGGAAGTATGGACCTACGATCAACGCGGCAATGCGCAGAACGTCAATTTTACATTTAACAGAAAAAACAATCAATTCGTGGATGATCATTATGAACTGGTTCGGTACGCCGAATACCAGCCTATTTGGTATCCAGTTGTAGAAGCATGGAGAAACGGCAGTATACGGTAA
- a CDS encoding aspartate carbamoyltransferase catalytic subunit, whose translation MTKLSVRHLLGIKNLNENDIQTILDTATQFKDVINRPIKKVPSLRDITIANVFFENSTRTRLSFELAEKRLSADVVNFSASGSSVKKGETLLDTVNNILAMKVDMIVMRHSSPGAPHYLSTRIPANVVNAGDGTHEHPTQALLDAFSMREKLGDLAGRKIAIIGDITHSRVALSNIFCLQKLGAEVMVCGPSTLIPKHLDELGVKISHNVKEALEWCDVANVLRIQLERQQIKYFPSLREYSLYYGINKAMLDSLNKDIVLMHPGPINRGVELSSDAADSSHSIILNQVENGVAVRMAVLYLLAQQ comes from the coding sequence ATGACAAAACTTTCGGTCCGGCACTTACTTGGAATTAAAAACCTGAACGAGAATGACATTCAAACCATTTTAGACACAGCAACTCAGTTCAAGGACGTCATTAACCGGCCCATCAAGAAAGTCCCATCGCTTCGGGACATTACCATAGCAAACGTTTTTTTCGAAAATTCCACCCGTACAAGGCTTTCTTTTGAGCTAGCCGAAAAGCGTCTTTCTGCGGATGTGGTAAATTTTTCTGCTTCCGGGAGTTCGGTCAAGAAGGGCGAAACACTGCTCGATACGGTCAATAACATCCTGGCTATGAAAGTGGATATGATCGTCATGCGTCATAGCAGCCCCGGAGCTCCCCATTATCTTTCCACACGTATCCCTGCCAATGTTGTCAATGCAGGTGACGGCACGCACGAGCATCCTACACAGGCCTTGCTAGATGCATTTTCCATGCGAGAAAAGCTGGGCGACCTGGCCGGCAGGAAAATTGCCATTATCGGCGACATTACACATTCGCGTGTGGCGCTTTCCAATATTTTTTGTTTGCAAAAACTAGGAGCAGAAGTGATGGTTTGTGGGCCGTCCACATTGATTCCCAAGCATTTGGATGAACTGGGTGTAAAAATTAGTCATAATGTAAAAGAAGCGCTGGAATGGTGCGATGTGGCCAATGTGCTCCGCATTCAGCTTGAACGTCAGCAGATCAAGTATTTCCCATCGTTAAGGGAATATTCACTTTATTACGGCATTAATAAAGCCATGCTGGACAGCCTGAACAAAGATATTGTCCTCATGCACCCGGGCCCGATCAACCGCGGCGTTGAGCTTTCCTCCGACGCGGCCGATTCCAGCCATTCTATCATTCTGAACCAGGTCGAAAACGGTGTCGCGGTGCGGATGGCGGTGCTTTATCTGCTTGCCCAGCAATAG